From a region of the Nonlabens dokdonensis DSW-6 genome:
- a CDS encoding DUF6265 family protein, with the protein MKKLIYIVVIVSFISCKMEKQPVENDTVVLTQFHWLEGNWQRVNDKEGLKTYEYWEQDVNQDYLAYSGIGFTLQEKDTVFKEDLQILFEDKHWNLVVTGVNENPTVFKIEEFTEDSFTAVNLQNEFPTHIRYSLENDTLKASVSKDSTAIGFHFIRL; encoded by the coding sequence ATGAAAAAGCTTATTTACATTGTTGTTATAGTTTCATTCATATCCTGCAAGATGGAAAAACAACCTGTTGAAAATGATACCGTTGTATTGACTCAATTTCATTGGTTAGAAGGAAACTGGCAGCGTGTTAACGATAAAGAAGGATTGAAAACTTATGAATACTGGGAGCAAGATGTTAATCAAGACTATTTAGCTTATTCAGGAATAGGTTTTACACTTCAAGAAAAGGATACCGTTTTTAAAGAAGATTTACAGATATTATTTGAAGATAAACATTGGAATCTAGTAGTAACTGGTGTCAATGAAAATCCTACAGTTTTTAAAATAGAAGAATTTACAGAGGATAGTTTTACCGCTGTAAACCTTCAAAATGAATTTCCTACTCATATACGTTATTCACTTGAGAATGACACTTTAAAAGCAAGTGTTTCCAAGGATAGTACGGCAATAGGTTTTCATTTTATTCGATTATAG